The Haloarcula sp. DT43 genome includes a region encoding these proteins:
- a CDS encoding Nramp family divalent metal transporter — translation MPEEKRPDEPDVADDSESDQAEVYASLAEQRYPISSYTPVAYENLEAAPETDDYPDTGSGGRFRELALPKVPKLRHVVGPSAIMLGASLGSGETLFWPHLVASYGWGLYWLFLVAVCLHFVVNTEIQRWSLATGESVFRAFERVHPVVPLAMLIGGFVSLGWPGWAASAAQIGAQGLGLGTYDIVGVDVVGWRLFGIALMVFIWVTYQVTPLMYNVVESLQLVLVALSIAFALLLFVLIGSVDVLVGVPGSLTTVGDYSPVGTIAVLVGALAYAGAGGYLNLSQSLWIREKGYGMGRYQGRIKNPFAGDDPETVHEDGFTFTPDTQNLKRWRGWWRVTQLEHLLTFFFGLVLVTTMLVVVAVSQAPGATSDAVDMWLIEIAPSVGGLATSVIYVTLFLALFTTEYAIIESFVRNSSDIIYELYGRDAGWSLPRLFWGLLTVFCGWGVLILTLPISIADPFGLLVVGAAMSGLLMWPYIVVVQLVNTVRLPEHTMPGWGRVAAMWLAAAFFGYFSVLLVGTGLATRLGLATFAVRPAVLGSAPGGYVLWASYLLVQTYTMYRVARAKVAADGTVADAATAQGWFS, via the coding sequence ATGCCAGAAGAAAAGCGGCCCGATGAGCCGGACGTGGCGGACGACTCGGAATCGGACCAGGCGGAGGTGTACGCCTCCCTCGCGGAGCAGCGCTACCCCATCTCCTCGTACACCCCGGTCGCCTACGAGAACCTGGAGGCCGCACCGGAGACCGACGACTACCCGGACACCGGGTCGGGCGGTCGGTTCAGAGAGCTCGCGCTGCCGAAGGTGCCGAAGCTCCGTCACGTCGTCGGCCCAAGCGCCATCATGCTGGGGGCGTCGCTGGGCAGCGGCGAGACGCTGTTCTGGCCGCACCTGGTCGCCAGCTACGGGTGGGGGCTGTACTGGCTGTTCCTCGTGGCCGTCTGTCTCCACTTCGTCGTCAACACGGAGATTCAGCGGTGGTCGCTGGCGACCGGTGAGAGCGTGTTCCGCGCGTTCGAGCGGGTCCATCCGGTCGTTCCGCTGGCCATGCTGATCGGCGGGTTCGTCAGCCTCGGCTGGCCGGGCTGGGCGGCGAGCGCCGCGCAAATCGGTGCCCAGGGGCTCGGGCTCGGCACGTACGACATCGTCGGCGTCGACGTCGTCGGCTGGCGGCTGTTCGGCATCGCGCTCATGGTGTTCATCTGGGTGACCTACCAGGTGACGCCGCTGATGTACAACGTCGTCGAGAGCCTCCAACTCGTCCTGGTGGCGCTGTCCATCGCGTTCGCGCTGTTGCTGTTCGTCCTCATCGGGTCGGTCGACGTGCTGGTCGGCGTCCCGGGGAGCCTGACGACGGTGGGCGACTACTCGCCGGTCGGGACCATCGCCGTCCTGGTCGGGGCCCTGGCCTACGCCGGGGCAGGGGGGTATCTCAACCTCTCACAGAGCCTCTGGATACGCGAGAAGGGCTACGGGATGGGCCGGTATCAGGGCCGAATCAAGAACCCCTTCGCCGGCGACGACCCCGAGACGGTCCACGAAGACGGGTTCACGTTCACGCCGGACACCCAGAACCTCAAGCGGTGGCGCGGCTGGTGGCGCGTGACACAGCTCGAACACCTGCTCACCTTCTTTTTCGGGCTGGTCCTCGTCACGACGATGCTGGTCGTCGTCGCGGTGTCACAGGCCCCGGGGGCGACGAGCGACGCGGTCGACATGTGGCTCATCGAAATCGCCCCCTCGGTCGGCGGGCTCGCGACGAGTGTCATCTACGTCACGCTGTTTCTGGCTCTGTTCACGACCGAGTACGCCATCATCGAGTCGTTCGTCCGGAACAGCTCGGACATCATCTACGAGCTGTACGGCCGGGACGCGGGCTGGAGCCTGCCGCGGCTGTTCTGGGGCCTGCTGACCGTCTTCTGTGGCTGGGGCGTGCTCATCCTCACCCTCCCGATTTCGATAGCCGACCCCTTCGGGCTCCTGGTCGTCGGGGCGGCCATGTCCGGCCTGTTGATGTGGCCCTACATCGTCGTCGTCCAGCTCGTCAACACGGTCCGGCTCCCCGAGCACACGATGCCGGGGTGGGGCCGCGTCGCCGCGATGTGGCTCGCGGCGGCGTTTTTCGGCTACTTCAGCGTTCTGCTGGTCGGCACCGGCCTGGCGACGCGGCTCGGACTGGCGACGTTCGCCGTCCGGCCCGCCGTCCTCGGGAGCGCGCCGGGCGGATACGTCCTCTGGGCCAGCTACCTCCTCGTCCAGACGTACACGATGTACCGGGTCGCACGGGCGAAGGTCGCAGCCGACGGGACGGTCGCCGACGCCGCCACCGCCCAGGGGTGGTTCTCGTGA
- a CDS encoding ArsR family transcriptional regulator, translating into MSNTADDGRADGSPPSTAEFTPERVLSVFQDRADQAKPLTASDVMDALGCSRKTAHNKLDVLVDRGDLETRKVGARSRVWWVPFAQLVGTDTGPQGREPPVEHSIADADLPGTGEVLAARRAALKAAYDYLRENPDTDAGKLITEVFQEHPAGYKTADEWWDAIGPALEDLPQVDLAEDHEHVWHYVGG; encoded by the coding sequence ATGAGCAATACCGCGGACGATGGTCGGGCCGACGGGTCGCCACCGTCCACGGCAGAGTTCACACCGGAGCGGGTGCTCTCGGTGTTTCAAGACCGGGCGGACCAGGCGAAGCCGCTGACGGCGTCCGACGTGATGGACGCGCTCGGCTGTTCCCGGAAGACGGCACACAACAAGCTCGACGTACTCGTAGACCGGGGGGACCTCGAAACGCGGAAAGTCGGCGCGCGGAGCCGGGTCTGGTGGGTTCCGTTCGCACAGCTCGTCGGCACGGACACGGGGCCACAGGGGCGGGAGCCGCCCGTTGAGCACAGCATCGCCGACGCGGACCTGCCGGGGACTGGGGAGGTGCTCGCCGCCCGGCGCGCGGCGCTGAAAGCCGCGTACGACTACCTCCGTGAGAACCCCGACACCGACGCCGGGAAGCTCATCACGGAGGTGTTCCAGGAGCACCCGGCGGGCTACAAGACCGCCGACGAGTGGTGGGACGCCATCGGGCCGGCGCTGGAGGACCTCCCGCAGGTCGACTTAGCCGAGGACCACGAACACGTCTGGCACTACGTCGGTGGGTGA
- a CDS encoding metallophosphoesterase → MDGSADDRVYYVISDLHIGGDEQLEEVEFLDELLDFLSRLETTDEDVELLINGDAFGLWEFTGVSGLEKFDVLEETYPSLFEQLRKTGENVQITLIPGNHDHELAAYDEYVERFAAYNVRLVQSKSVTRAVGDQAIHLEHGNQQDPNNRIEDWGDTNVTPLGYYYNTLVTSRAGQLSDRGRYNWLKDVQAVTPTERVPVWMLSKYFYREMNPLLRYALVPFLLLFNISAILAILAALNLLGVWSAPVETTTSFLGQFGTVGTAIWVLLVVNASLAGLLLLVGVPLYLLRRDIKKTINRFGIFETDLTVDTRTTYREAAQDVFEEQEDVVVFCYGHTHRPNVQAVDGGLVVNSGTWLKRLHRRNGVIGLLPPVFYPSYQLCAVRIAAEDGQVVVDFEEVQKPSPSPEELTLTERLLTLGRKPNPELPDRAVVETEQSVAAPEPAE, encoded by the coding sequence ATGGACGGCTCCGCCGATGACCGCGTCTACTACGTCATAAGCGACCTCCACATCGGCGGCGACGAGCAGCTGGAGGAGGTGGAGTTTCTGGACGAACTGCTGGATTTCCTCTCGCGGCTGGAGACCACCGACGAGGACGTCGAGCTACTCATCAACGGCGACGCCTTCGGCCTCTGGGAGTTCACCGGGGTGTCGGGGCTAGAGAAGTTCGACGTCCTCGAAGAGACCTACCCGTCGCTGTTCGAGCAGTTGCGAAAGACCGGCGAGAACGTACAGATAACCCTCATCCCGGGCAACCACGACCACGAACTCGCGGCCTACGACGAGTACGTCGAGCGGTTCGCGGCGTACAACGTCAGGCTGGTCCAGTCGAAGTCGGTCACCCGAGCGGTCGGTGACCAGGCAATCCACCTCGAACACGGGAACCAGCAGGACCCCAACAACCGCATCGAGGACTGGGGAGACACGAACGTGACGCCGCTTGGCTACTACTACAACACGCTCGTGACGAGCCGGGCCGGCCAGCTCTCTGACCGGGGCCGGTACAACTGGCTCAAGGACGTCCAGGCCGTCACGCCGACCGAGCGGGTCCCGGTCTGGATGCTCTCGAAATACTTCTACCGCGAGATGAACCCCCTGCTGCGGTACGCGCTGGTTCCGTTCCTGTTGCTGTTCAACATCAGCGCCATCCTGGCGATTCTGGCGGCGCTGAATCTGCTCGGCGTCTGGTCGGCACCGGTCGAGACCACGACGTCGTTCCTGGGCCAGTTCGGGACGGTCGGGACCGCTATCTGGGTGTTGCTCGTCGTGAACGCGTCGCTGGCCGGGCTCCTGTTGCTCGTCGGCGTCCCGCTGTATCTCCTGCGGCGAGACATCAAGAAGACAATCAACCGCTTCGGCATCTTCGAGACCGACCTCACCGTCGACACCCGGACGACCTACAGGGAAGCCGCGCAGGACGTGTTCGAAGAGCAGGAAGACGTGGTCGTCTTCTGCTACGGGCACACGCACCGCCCGAACGTGCAGGCGGTCGATGGTGGGCTGGTCGTCAACAGCGGGACCTGGCTCAAGCGCCTCCACCGGCGTAACGGGGTCATCGGGCTCCTGCCCCCGGTGTTTTACCCCTCCTACCAGCTCTGTGCGGTGCGCATCGCGGCCGAGGACGGGCAGGTCGTCGTCGACTTCGAGGAGGTCCAGAAGCCGAGCCCCAGCCCCGAGGAACTGACGCTCACCGAACGGCTGCTGACCCTCGGTCGGAAACCGAACCCCGAACTGCCCGACCGGGCAGTCGTCGAGACTGAGCAGTCGGTGGCCGCGCCGGAACCGGCCGAGTGA
- a CDS encoding alcohol dehydrogenase: MQAAVVPEPGAEFEVVERDVPEPDADEVRVSVDACGICHSDVFTKEGTNPAVTYPRVPGHEVAGHIDAVGDAVDAWEVGDRVGVGWHGGHCSTCDQCRQGNFLQCENGEVTGLTYDGGYAEYMTAPSEALARIPESLDAAAAAPLLCAGVTTFNALRNSDANVGDLVAVQGIGGLGHLGIQYAHAAGFETAAISRTPEKESLARELGADHFIDATETDAGQRLQELGGADVVLGTAPSSDAISSVVSGIGVDGSVVVVGVPGEPVAVNAMDLVQTRGAVEGWGSGHARDSQDTLEFSSLRDITPEIETFPLEDVNEAYGRMIENEARFRAVLEL; encoded by the coding sequence ATGCAAGCGGCGGTCGTGCCCGAGCCGGGAGCGGAGTTCGAGGTCGTCGAACGGGACGTGCCCGAACCGGACGCCGACGAGGTTCGGGTCTCGGTCGACGCCTGCGGCATCTGCCACAGCGACGTGTTCACGAAAGAGGGGACCAACCCCGCGGTCACGTATCCGCGAGTCCCGGGCCACGAGGTGGCGGGCCACATCGACGCCGTCGGCGACGCCGTCGACGCCTGGGAGGTGGGCGACCGGGTCGGCGTCGGCTGGCACGGCGGCCACTGCTCGACGTGTGACCAGTGTCGGCAGGGCAACTTCCTGCAGTGCGAGAACGGCGAAGTCACCGGGCTGACCTACGACGGCGGGTACGCCGAGTACATGACCGCCCCGTCGGAGGCGCTGGCGAGGATTCCGGAGTCGCTCGACGCGGCGGCCGCGGCACCGCTGCTCTGTGCGGGCGTGACGACGTTCAACGCGCTCCGGAACAGCGACGCGAACGTCGGCGACCTCGTCGCCGTACAGGGCATCGGCGGCCTCGGGCACCTCGGCATCCAGTACGCGCACGCGGCCGGCTTCGAGACGGCCGCCATCTCCCGAACACCGGAGAAGGAGTCCCTGGCGAGAGAACTGGGAGCGGACCACTTCATCGACGCGACGGAGACGGATGCCGGCCAGCGGCTGCAGGAACTGGGCGGGGCCGACGTAGTGCTGGGGACGGCCCCGTCGAGCGACGCCATCAGCTCCGTCGTCAGCGGCATCGGCGTCGACGGCTCCGTCGTCGTCGTGGGCGTCCCCGGCGAACCGGTCGCAGTCAACGCTATGGACCTCGTCCAGACCCGCGGCGCTGTCGAGGGCTGGGGGTCCGGCCACGCCCGCGACTCCCAGGACACGCTGGAGTTCAGTTCGCTTCGGGACATCACGCCGGAGATAGAGACCTTCCCGCTCGAAGACGTGAACGAGGCCTACGGCCGGATGATAGAGAACGAAGCGCGCTTCCGGGCCGTGCTGGAACTGTAG
- a CDS encoding M48 family metallopeptidase: protein MTDFGLQLRMLVVGAVLFAFYVFAGTALSVLLGLPLVPVLLVGILVVPAIQYKLGKWLALRGAEEMPDDSRFGHVHQMVRRLCRDMGLEEPRLMVMDMGVPNAFAVGRKGAGVVVVSSELLQLLDDDELEGVVAHELAHIKNRDVITMVVGQSIGMLVGYVAYFAVLFGGERNIGSWLLAMVASSLANALVMVFVLAISRYREYVADADARRAIGTGEPLARALEKISRGAEGRESAVEDSMNALCIFNADKGLFERLFSTHPPTEKRIQRLRS from the coding sequence ATGACGGACTTCGGATTACAACTTCGGATGCTGGTCGTCGGGGCGGTCCTGTTCGCGTTCTACGTCTTCGCCGGCACGGCGCTGTCGGTGCTTCTGGGGCTTCCGCTCGTGCCGGTGCTCCTCGTCGGCATCCTCGTCGTTCCGGCCATCCAGTACAAGCTCGGGAAGTGGCTGGCGCTCCGTGGCGCAGAGGAGATGCCCGACGACAGTCGGTTCGGGCACGTCCACCAGATGGTCCGCCGGCTCTGCAGAGACATGGGGCTCGAAGAGCCGCGGCTGATGGTGATGGACATGGGCGTCCCCAACGCCTTCGCCGTCGGGCGCAAGGGCGCGGGCGTCGTCGTCGTGTCGAGCGAACTGCTACAGCTGTTGGACGACGACGAACTGGAGGGCGTTGTCGCCCACGAACTGGCCCACATCAAGAACCGGGACGTCATCACGATGGTCGTGGGCCAGTCCATCGGGATGCTCGTCGGCTACGTCGCCTACTTCGCGGTGCTGTTCGGGGGCGAACGGAACATCGGCTCCTGGCTCCTGGCGATGGTCGCCTCCTCGCTGGCGAACGCGCTGGTCATGGTGTTCGTGCTGGCTATCTCCCGCTACCGGGAGTACGTCGCCGACGCGGACGCGCGCCGCGCCATCGGCACCGGCGAGCCGCTGGCCCGGGCGCTGGAGAAGATTTCCCGCGGTGCCGAGGGGCGGGAATCGGCGGTCGAGGACAGCATGAACGCCCTCTGTATCTTCAACGCCGATAAGGGGCTGTTCGAGCGGCTGTTTTCGACCCACCCGCCGACGGAGAAGCGCATCCAGCGGCTCCGGTCCTGA
- a CDS encoding aldo/keto reductase: MPMLGLGTWQNDDEAQCAESVRTALEAGYRHIDTAQAYDNEGAVGDGIAAAAVDRDDIFLATKVWLSNLSHDDVIETTEESLDKLGVDSVDLLYVHWAAGEYDPEETLPAFDELVDRGLIDNVGVSNFEPHHVETAMDVLDAPVFANQVETHPFLQQSDLREHAAAHDYELVAYSPLARGAVFGHEVIEAIADDHGVSEAQVSLAWLREKGVTAIPKATSEAHITDNLASLDLSLSDADVDRIDGIETVDRRIDPDWSPAAWD, translated from the coding sequence ATGCCGATGCTCGGGCTCGGCACGTGGCAGAACGACGACGAAGCGCAGTGTGCCGAGAGCGTTCGGACGGCGCTGGAAGCCGGCTACCGGCACATCGACACCGCACAGGCCTACGACAACGAGGGCGCCGTCGGCGACGGCATCGCCGCGGCCGCCGTCGACCGCGACGACATCTTCCTGGCGACGAAGGTCTGGCTATCGAACCTCTCGCACGACGACGTCATCGAGACGACCGAGGAGAGCCTCGACAAGCTCGGCGTCGACTCGGTGGACCTGCTGTACGTCCACTGGGCGGCCGGCGAGTACGACCCCGAGGAGACGCTGCCCGCGTTCGACGAACTCGTCGACCGCGGCCTCATCGACAACGTCGGCGTCTCGAACTTCGAACCCCACCACGTCGAGACGGCGATGGACGTGCTCGACGCGCCGGTGTTCGCCAACCAGGTCGAGACGCACCCGTTCCTCCAGCAGTCGGACCTGCGCGAGCACGCGGCGGCCCACGACTACGAACTGGTCGCGTACTCGCCGCTGGCCCGCGGGGCGGTGTTCGGCCACGAGGTCATCGAAGCCATCGCCGACGACCACGGCGTGAGCGAGGCCCAGGTCAGCCTGGCGTGGCTCCGCGAGAAGGGCGTGACGGCGATTCCGAAGGCCACGAGCGAGGCCCACATCACGGACAACCTGGCGAGCCTCGACCTGTCGCTTTCCGACGCCGACGTCGACCGCATCGACGGCATCGAGACGGTCGACCGGCGCATCGACCCGGACTGGTCGCCGGCGGCCTGGGACTGA
- a CDS encoding DMT family transporter, which produces MVSSSRVVRLTRTTLRSALAVRPSVPARYRDTALFVLLAVLFGGSFVAIKTGLRELPPVLFAGLRFDLAAVTLLGYIAITRPRSTWLPRTRGDVVGIGMAALFLIALNNGLLFLGQGATTPAAASVMYGLNPILAPVFAWWLLGERLSWLGALGIGVALSGVVLIVQPSPSTFTDASAVGQLLVLGAAAAVALGSVLLQRVGPRMDSTPLTAWAMAVGAVLLHAASLLVGEPPAAVVGIGPETVASIVAVGIPSTAVAYAIYFGLIGRIGPVRANLVAYVVPVFAALMGWALLGASVSLWTLAGFLVVVAGFALIERATIRTELRRLYHRFGEPPASQQTPRCDD; this is translated from the coding sequence ATGGTTTCCTCCTCTCGGGTGGTCCGGCTGACCCGGACCACGCTACGGTCCGCGCTCGCCGTTCGCCCGTCGGTCCCGGCCCGGTACCGCGACACCGCTCTGTTCGTCCTGCTGGCCGTGCTGTTCGGTGGCTCGTTCGTCGCAATCAAGACCGGGCTCCGCGAGCTTCCGCCGGTGCTGTTTGCTGGCCTCCGGTTCGACCTGGCGGCGGTGACGCTGCTCGGCTACATCGCCATCACCCGCCCTCGTTCGACGTGGCTCCCGCGAACACGCGGGGACGTCGTGGGCATCGGGATGGCGGCGCTGTTCCTCATCGCGCTCAACAACGGCCTGCTGTTCCTCGGCCAGGGCGCGACGACGCCAGCGGCGGCCTCCGTGATGTACGGCCTGAACCCGATACTCGCCCCCGTGTTCGCCTGGTGGCTGCTGGGCGAGCGGCTCTCCTGGCTCGGCGCGCTCGGCATCGGCGTCGCGCTGAGCGGCGTCGTCCTCATCGTCCAGCCCTCGCCCTCGACGTTCACCGACGCGAGCGCCGTCGGCCAGCTCCTGGTCCTCGGCGCGGCGGCGGCCGTCGCCCTCGGCAGCGTCCTCCTCCAGCGCGTCGGCCCCCGGATGGACAGCACGCCGCTGACCGCGTGGGCGATGGCCGTCGGCGCGGTGTTGCTCCACGCCGCGAGCCTGCTGGTCGGGGAGCCGCCGGCGGCCGTCGTCGGCATCGGCCCCGAGACGGTCGCGAGCATCGTGGCCGTCGGCATCCCCTCGACGGCGGTGGCCTACGCTATCTACTTCGGGCTCATCGGGCGCATCGGGCCGGTGCGTGCGAACCTGGTGGCCTACGTCGTGCCGGTGTTCGCCGCGCTCATGGGCTGGGCGCTGCTGGGCGCCTCGGTGTCGCTGTGGACGCTGGCCGGGTTCCTGGTCGTCGTCGCGGGCTTTGCCCTCATCGAGCGAGCGACCATTCGCACGGAACTGCGCCGGCTCTACCACCGCTTCGGGGAACCGCCGGCCTCCCAGCAGACGCCCCGGTGTGACGACTGA
- a CDS encoding LLM class oxidoreductase, translated as MTALDHANAGYRRLFEQDGLSFGLGFPLTGEKESTPDVDAELRLASHAESVGFDALWARDVPTYWPRFGDAGGAFDPWGLLSHVAATTESVALGTASIVLPLRHPIHVAKSAATVDRLSDGRLVLGVASGDRDPEYPAFGVDPENRGHLVRESVDALRVLWREAYPTLDGSWGHVDGDLDVLPKPTTDTLPLFPTGNARQSTEWIAENGDGWIFYHLPESTLESYLDTWRSHAPEKPFTIAVQVALADDPTADPEPLHLGYRAGVEWFREYFRRLDGYGLDHVIVGLRAADPEAAMATFADEIIDEL; from the coding sequence ATGACTGCGCTGGACCACGCCAACGCCGGCTATCGACGACTCTTCGAGCAGGACGGCCTCTCGTTTGGCCTCGGGTTCCCGCTCACGGGGGAGAAGGAGTCGACGCCCGACGTGGACGCGGAGCTCCGGCTGGCGAGCCACGCCGAATCGGTCGGGTTCGACGCGCTCTGGGCCCGGGACGTGCCGACGTACTGGCCGCGGTTCGGGGACGCCGGCGGGGCCTTCGACCCGTGGGGGCTGCTGTCCCACGTCGCCGCCACCACCGAGTCGGTCGCGCTCGGCACCGCGAGCATCGTCCTCCCGCTGCGCCACCCAATCCACGTGGCGAAGTCGGCCGCGACCGTCGACCGGCTCTCCGACGGCCGGCTCGTGCTGGGCGTCGCCTCGGGCGACCGCGACCCCGAGTACCCGGCGTTCGGTGTCGACCCCGAGAACCGGGGGCACCTCGTCCGCGAGAGCGTCGACGCGCTCCGCGTGCTCTGGCGCGAGGCGTACCCGACCCTCGACGGCTCCTGGGGCCACGTCGACGGCGACCTCGACGTGCTCCCGAAACCGACGACGGACACGCTCCCGCTGTTCCCGACCGGCAACGCCAGGCAGTCGACGGAGTGGATAGCCGAGAACGGCGATGGCTGGATATTCTACCACCTCCCCGAATCGACGCTGGAGTCGTATCTCGACACCTGGCGGAGCCACGCGCCCGAGAAGCCGTTCACGATTGCCGTCCAGGTCGCGCTCGCCGACGACCCGACGGCCGACCCCGAACCGCTCCACCTGGGCTACCGGGCCGGCGTCGAGTGGTTCCGCGAGTACTTCCGGCGGCTCGACGGCTACGGGCTGGACCACGTCATCGTCGGGCTTCGCGCCGCGGACCCCGAGGCGGCGATGGCGACGTTCGCGGACGAAATCATCGACGAGCTGTAG
- a CDS encoding cupin domain-containing protein, producing the protein MTATDFDAAREYNDDRFSAVEVFCSDRMKVVCGYFEPGQFIPVHAPASDVAIHVQSGTGVVRDGDTERTVEPSDVVVVEADTERGVRATDGRLEALLVTAPPPTDAEHGPVREGLRKDEFDP; encoded by the coding sequence ATGACGGCGACCGACTTCGACGCCGCCCGTGAATACAACGACGACCGGTTCTCGGCCGTCGAGGTGTTCTGCAGCGACCGGATGAAAGTCGTCTGTGGCTACTTCGAGCCGGGACAGTTCATCCCGGTCCACGCGCCCGCGAGCGACGTGGCGATACACGTCCAGTCCGGGACCGGCGTCGTCCGCGACGGGGACACAGAGCGGACGGTCGAGCCGAGCGACGTGGTGGTCGTCGAGGCCGACACCGAGCGCGGCGTCAGGGCGACGGACGGTCGGCTGGAGGCGTTGCTGGTGACCGCGCCGCCGCCGACCGACGCCGAGCACGGCCCCGTCCGGGAGGGGCTCAGGAAGGACGAGTTCGACCCGTGA
- a CDS encoding class I SAM-dependent methyltransferase — MTTWDERYRTGTYPRRPDPHPVLERYLPAVPTGRALDVATGTGRNALPVAAAGHRVDAVDQSREGLRIARENARAAGVEDSIEWLQADLDSFAFPAATYDLVTISFYRPVDRLPDIVESLADGGYLFVQHHLRTTDDVDGGPSGDRYRFASNELLRAGLGLTVLHYDERTATTDGTTAATAQLVARKSHGSSQSYPDIGE; from the coding sequence ATGACGACCTGGGACGAGCGATACCGAACGGGGACGTACCCGCGGCGTCCGGACCCACATCCGGTGCTGGAGCGGTACCTGCCGGCCGTCCCGACGGGCCGGGCGCTCGACGTGGCGACCGGGACCGGGCGGAACGCGCTCCCGGTCGCGGCGGCCGGCCACCGCGTCGATGCGGTCGACCAGTCCCGCGAGGGCCTCCGCATCGCCCGCGAGAACGCCCGGGCGGCGGGCGTCGAGGACAGCATCGAGTGGCTACAGGCGGACCTCGACTCGTTTGCCTTCCCGGCGGCGACGTACGACCTCGTCACGATTAGCTTCTATCGCCCCGTCGACCGCCTCCCCGATATCGTCGAGTCGCTGGCCGACGGCGGCTATCTGTTCGTCCAGCACCACCTCCGGACGACGGACGACGTGGACGGCGGACCGTCCGGGGACCGGTATCGGTTCGCCTCGAACGAACTGCTCAGGGCCGGACTCGGCCTGACCGTGCTCCACTACGACGAGCGGACGGCGACGACGGACGGGACGACCGCGGCCACCGCGCAACTGGTCGCCAGGAAGTCCCACGGGAGCAGCCAGTCCTATCCCGACATCGGGGAGTGA
- a CDS encoding DUF726 domain-containing protein, whose protein sequence is MESQGGVTRRRLLVALGSALSLVSGGGAYVYWSLQGDSGGYTAPESHPVVSTRGLLGDAAGPAVETAGTWAFEDAPAVFLFAHGFSTDAETARDNAYTAQLALEGTRSAPVIAYSWDSDVEWERAKDNAEANATRLAAWLVEWADADGRPVHLLAHSLGARVTGETLRVLAERGATDALASVSLLGGAIPYDSVTRGGRYGDAIGAVDAPVSNFHSYDDTVLAWVYRAADRTHAVGHGGTRGAGPLPDGYRDVDVTDRVADHYSYFEPGEGCLPLVVAEIE, encoded by the coding sequence ATGGAGAGCCAAGGCGGTGTGACGAGGCGGCGCTTGCTCGTGGCCCTCGGAAGCGCCCTCAGTCTGGTCAGTGGCGGCGGTGCCTACGTGTACTGGTCGCTCCAGGGCGACTCCGGCGGGTACACCGCGCCGGAGTCACACCCCGTCGTCAGCACGCGGGGCCTGCTCGGCGACGCGGCGGGACCGGCCGTCGAGACTGCCGGCACGTGGGCGTTCGAGGACGCGCCGGCGGTGTTCCTGTTCGCCCACGGGTTCAGCACCGACGCGGAGACGGCACGGGACAACGCCTACACGGCCCAGCTAGCGCTCGAAGGGACGCGGTCGGCCCCGGTCATCGCGTACAGTTGGGACTCCGACGTCGAGTGGGAGCGAGCGAAGGACAACGCCGAGGCCAACGCGACGCGCCTCGCCGCGTGGCTGGTCGAGTGGGCCGACGCCGACGGCCGCCCCGTCCACCTGCTCGCTCACTCGCTCGGCGCACGGGTGACCGGCGAGACGCTCCGGGTGCTCGCCGAGCGAGGGGCGACGGACGCCCTCGCCTCGGTGTCACTGCTCGGCGGGGCCATCCCGTACGACAGCGTGACGCGAGGCGGTCGGTACGGCGACGCCATCGGGGCCGTCGACGCCCCGGTGTCGAACTTCCACAGCTACGACGACACGGTCCTCGCGTGGGTGTACCGCGCGGCCGACCGGACACACGCCGTGGGCCACGGCGGGACCCGCGGTGCGGGGCCGCTTCCCGACGGCTACCGGGACGTTGATGTCACCGACCGCGTCGCGGACCACTACTCGTATTTCGAACCGGGCGAGGGCTGTCTCCCGCTGGTCGTCGCCGAAATCGAGTGA